The genome window TATCTTCAAAAGACGCGTGATCGCCGCTACACGACGAGTCCAATCCGCGGTCTCCAGGTCAAGTTGTTTTTCCCCTGCACGAGTGAGTGAATAGAATTTCGCGCGTCTGGAGTTTTCCGTCTGTCGCCACTCCGCATCTATCCATCCCGCGCGCTCCAACCGCTGCAATGCAACCAGAAGCGAACCGGGGTTTACTTTGAACACACCACGCGAAATCTGTTCAATCCTGCGGGCAATGCCGAAACCATGCATCGGTTCCAAACTGAGAGTCTTCAGAATCAGCATGTCGAGCGTTCCCTGAATTACATCTGTTGTGGGCTCTGTCATTTTTTACTTCCAACCCCTCTTTAATCTCCCACTTCATCAGGGGGAGAAACAAGCGCTATGCCTAGACCCTAGTCCTTTTCATCTTGATTGTCAAGATGTGAACGTCAACAGGAATATCTTCCGGTTGGCACTTTCCAGACC of bacterium contains these proteins:
- a CDS encoding PadR family transcriptional regulator, yielding MTEPTTDVIQGTLDMLILKTLSLEPMHGFGIARRIEQISRGVFKVNPGSLLVALQRLERAGWIDAEWRQTENSRRAKFYSLTRAGEKQLDLETADWTRRVAAITRLLKIEG